From the genome of Danio aesculapii chromosome 16, fDanAes4.1, whole genome shotgun sequence, one region includes:
- the si:ch73-22o12.1 gene encoding poliovirus receptor isoform X1, giving the protein MTMSGLLSALFLLIVQGSLAQHVRVEPEVVSFPGQTVTLRCQFPNPGDTQLTQVSWIFERTDTERTNIAVFHPNFGVNYPTSSPVSGRVAFVSNPPTLDNPSIQIKDVKMTDEGRYICEYATYPSGNEQGVSSLVMLAKPKNTATTVTVSAGKTPVIVARCESSNGRPAATITWSTALNGNVTTPLKTDNPDNTVSIQSVYMLAPQPEDNGKDISCIVSHRTMAQPETFPMKLDVEYPPVVQIKGYNNNWYKGQTSAHLTCHADGNPVPTTVTWKTLSGHMPETVQVRENRLAVQQVDDTINTTFICEVKNSLGYGRDQVTVVVREQAPPNSNAGVIVGVIFACLLAILLLGGLTYCLVSHNRRQQHGYRGTGKPSGTPYDSFTRLFGSAKSSKNGTGNNGNNNTPIYRGEVVLNEKTANQGMHPGGVALLETTHTHTAEDILLSREMDEVERKKFDELEEEDERYDHFSGGGPILQLRPHDDDIDDDMESQRDGSVISRTAVYV; this is encoded by the exons GATCGTTGGCTCAGCACGTGAGGGTGGAGCCAGAGGTTGTGTCGTTTCCTGGTCAGACAGTAACACTGCGCTGCCAGTTTCCAAACCCAGGCGATACCCAACTCACTCAG GTGTCATGGATCTTTGAACGGACTGACACAGAACGAACCAACATTGCTGTTTTCCATCCAAACTTTGGGGTGAATTACCCAACCTCATCTCCTGTATCAGGGCGTGTCGCTTTTGTATCGAACCCGCCCACTTTGGATAACCCATCCATTCAGATCAAAGATGTGAAGATGACAGACGAGGGCCGATATATCTGTGAATATGCAACCTATCCCTCGGGCAATGAACAGGGAGTTTCATCGCTAGTCATGCTAG CTAAACCGAAGAACACGGCTACAACTGTCACAGTTTCCGCCGGCAAAACCCCGGTCATCGTGGCGCGCTGTGAATCATCCAATGGCCGTCCGGCAGCGACCATTACTTGGTCCACGGCGCTAAATGGCAACGTGACAACACCACTGAAGACGGACAATCCGGATAATACGGTCAGCATCCAGAGCGTCTACATGCTGGCTCCGCAGCCTGAGGATAATGGCAAGGACATCAGCTGCATTGTATCGCACCGTACCATGGCCCAGCCTGAGACCTTCCCCATGAAGCTTGATGTTGAAT ATCCTCCAGTGGTGCAGATTAAGGGTTACAATAACAACTGGTACAAGGGTCAGACAAGTGCACATTTGACCTGCCATGCTGATGGAAACCCAGTCCCCACCACTGTCACCTGGAAAAC TTTGTCCGGGCATATGCCTGAAACAGTGCAGGTGCGGGAAAACCGGCTCGCCGTGCAGCAGGTGGATGACACCATCAACACCACCTTCATCTGTGAGGTCAAGAACAGTTTGGGATACGGCAGAGATCAGGTCACCGTCGTTGTTCGGG AGCAAGCACCTCCCAACTCGAACGCAGGTGTGATCGTAGGCGTGATCTTCGCGTGTCTTCTGGCCATCTTATTATTAGGTGGCCTCACCTACTGTCTGGTATCCCATAATCGCCGCCAGCAGCACGGTTACCGTGGAACCGGCAAACCATCCGGCACTCCCTACGATTCCTTTACCCGGCTCTTCGGCTCTGCTAAGTCCAGCAAAAATGGCACTGGAAACAACGGAAACAACAACACGCCCATTTACAGAGGAGAGGTGGTGCTTAACGAGAAAACAGCCAATCAGGGCATGCATCCAGGGGGCGTGGCTCTGCTGGagaccacacacacccacacagcaGAGGACATCCTGCTCAGCCGAGAGATGGACGAGGTGGAAAGGAAGAAATTCGATGAACTCGAAGAAGAGGACGAGCGATATGACCATTTCAGTGGGGGCGGACCTATCCTTCAGCTCCGCCCACATGACGATGACATAGACGATGACATGGAGTCACAGAGAGATGGCTCCGTAATCTCTCGGACTGCTGTCTACGTGTAA